From the Mycobacterium sp. MS1601 genome, one window contains:
- a CDS encoding type II toxin-antitoxin system VapC family toxin → MTYVLDTNVVSALRVPGRNPAVAAWADSVEPSEQFISAITLAEIERGVIAKERADPTQGAHLRRWFDTKVLPVFARRTLPFDLVAARILATYRVPEHSPYDDALTAAVAQATDKTVVTRNTRHFEPLGVRCLDPWSYR, encoded by the coding sequence GTGACCTACGTGCTGGACACCAACGTGGTGTCCGCTTTGCGTGTGCCGGGCCGCAATCCGGCCGTGGCGGCGTGGGCGGACTCGGTAGAACCCTCTGAGCAGTTCATCTCCGCGATCACCCTGGCTGAAATCGAACGCGGCGTGATCGCGAAGGAACGTGCCGACCCGACCCAGGGCGCGCACCTGCGACGCTGGTTCGATACCAAGGTGCTGCCCGTGTTCGCTCGCCGGACACTGCCTTTCGATCTGGTTGCGGCTCGTATCTTGGCCACCTATCGGGTGCCCGAGCATTCTCCCTATGACGATGCGTTGACCGCCGCGGTCGCCCAGGCCACCGACAAGACGGTCGTTACTCGCAATACCCGACACTTCGAACCACTCGGTGTTCGATGCCTGGACCCGTGGAGCTATCGCTGA
- a CDS encoding FitA-like ribbon-helix-helix domain-containing protein — MIRNLPEGTKAALRARAARHHHSVEAEARAILTAGVAGEDVPMSALLAADSGQEIDFEPERLGLTARTSDL; from the coding sequence GTGATCCGAAACCTCCCTGAGGGAACCAAGGCTGCGCTGCGGGCGCGCGCCGCACGGCACCATCACTCCGTTGAGGCCGAAGCGCGCGCGATCCTCACTGCAGGGGTAGCGGGTGAAGATGTCCCTATGTCGGCGCTCCTGGCCGCCGACAGCGGCCAGGAGATCGACTTCGAGCCCGAGCGCCTCGGCCTGACCGCCCGCACCTCAGACCTGTGA